A window of Sphingomonas adhaesiva contains these coding sequences:
- the sufC gene encoding Fe-S cluster assembly ATPase SufC, with translation MLKIENLHAEIDGKEILKGLSLEVNAGEIHAIMGPNGAGKSTLGYVLGGRPGYEVTAGSITFNGEDLLEKEPHERAAAGVFLGFQYPVEIPGVSNVQFLRESLNAQRASRAEKPLSGAEFLKLARAQADGLGLAQDMLKRPVNVGFSGGEKKRNEMVQMGIIDPAFAILDETDSGLDIDALRIVGDGINRIMRQKEGGPDKAVLLITHYQRLLDYVKPDRVHVLADGRITRSGGAELALELEKQGYAEVAA, from the coding sequence ATGCTCAAGATTGAAAACCTCCACGCCGAGATCGACGGCAAGGAAATCCTCAAGGGCCTCTCGCTCGAGGTGAACGCGGGCGAGATCCACGCGATCATGGGCCCCAACGGCGCGGGCAAGTCGACGCTCGGCTACGTGCTGGGCGGGCGGCCCGGTTACGAGGTGACCGCCGGCAGCATCACCTTCAACGGTGAGGATCTGCTGGAAAAGGAGCCGCACGAGCGCGCCGCCGCCGGCGTGTTCCTCGGCTTCCAGTATCCGGTCGAGATTCCCGGCGTGTCGAACGTCCAGTTCCTGCGCGAGAGCCTAAATGCGCAGCGCGCCAGCCGGGCTGAGAAGCCGCTGTCGGGCGCGGAGTTCCTGAAGCTGGCGCGCGCGCAGGCGGACGGGCTGGGGCTGGCGCAGGACATGCTCAAGCGCCCGGTCAACGTCGGCTTCTCCGGCGGCGAGAAGAAGCGCAACGAGATGGTGCAGATGGGGATCATCGATCCCGCCTTCGCGATCCTGGACGAGACGGACAGCGGGCTCGACATCGACGCGCTGCGCATCGTCGGCGACGGCATCAACCGTATCATGCGCCAGAAGGAGGGTGGGCCCGACAAGGCGGTGCTGCTCATCACCCACTACCAGCGGCTGCTCGATTACGTGAAGCCGGACCGGGTGCACGTGCTGGCGGACGGGCGCATCACGCGCTCGGGCGGCGCGGAGCTGGCGCTGGAGCTGGAAAAGCAGGGCTATGCCGAGGTCGCGGCGTGA
- the sufB gene encoding Fe-S cluster assembly protein SufB yields MATKNAEAHAAVAKKYEWGFATEVEQDFAPKGLNEDTVRYISAKKNEPEWMLDWRLKAFRLWQTMEAPDWAKLNVPPIDYQDAYYYAEPKAKKTIASLDELDPEIRRTYEKLGIPIAEQEVLAGVEGARKVAVDAVFDSVSVATTFRKELEEAGVIFRSISEAIREYPDLVRKWLGKVVPQRDNYFATLNCAVFSDGTFVYVPKGVRCPMELSTYFRINAENTGQFERTLIVADEGAYVSYLEGCTAPMRDENQLHAAVVELVALDDAEIKYSTVQNWYPGDENGVGGIYNFVTKRALCQGRNSKVSWTQVETGSAITWKYPSCVLAGENSVGEFYSVAVTNNRQQADTGTKMIHLGKGSRSTIVSKGISAGRSDNTYRGLVRVAPTAEGVRNFTQCDSLLLSDQCGAHTVPYIEVRNPSAQIEHEATTSKISEDQLFYAMSRGLDAEAAVALIVNGFAREVLQQLPMEFAVEAQKLLGISLEGSVG; encoded by the coding sequence ATGGCCACGAAGAACGCAGAGGCTCATGCGGCCGTCGCGAAGAAGTACGAATGGGGCTTCGCCACCGAGGTGGAGCAGGACTTCGCGCCCAAGGGGCTGAACGAGGACACCGTCCGCTACATCTCCGCCAAGAAGAACGAGCCGGAGTGGATGCTCGACTGGCGGCTGAAGGCGTTCCGGCTGTGGCAGACGATGGAGGCGCCCGACTGGGCCAAGCTCAACGTGCCGCCGATCGACTATCAGGACGCCTATTATTACGCCGAGCCCAAGGCGAAGAAGACGATCGCCTCGCTCGACGAACTCGATCCCGAGATTCGCCGCACCTATGAGAAACTGGGCATTCCGATCGCCGAGCAGGAGGTGCTCGCGGGCGTCGAGGGCGCACGCAAGGTCGCGGTCGATGCGGTGTTCGACAGCGTCTCGGTGGCGACGACCTTCCGCAAGGAGCTGGAGGAAGCGGGCGTCATCTTCCGCTCGATCAGCGAGGCGATCCGCGAGTACCCCGATCTGGTCCGCAAGTGGCTGGGCAAGGTGGTGCCGCAGCGCGACAACTACTTCGCGACGCTCAACTGCGCGGTCTTCTCCGACGGGACGTTCGTCTACGTGCCCAAGGGTGTGCGCTGCCCGATGGAGCTGTCGACCTATTTCCGCATCAATGCGGAGAATACCGGCCAGTTCGAGCGCACGCTGATCGTTGCGGACGAGGGGGCGTACGTCTCCTATCTGGAGGGCTGCACTGCGCCGATGCGCGACGAGAACCAGCTCCACGCCGCGGTCGTCGAGCTGGTCGCGCTGGACGATGCCGAGATAAAATATTCGACCGTCCAGAACTGGTATCCCGGCGACGAGAACGGCGTCGGCGGCATCTACAATTTCGTCACCAAGCGCGCTTTGTGTCAGGGCCGGAACAGCAAGGTCAGCTGGACGCAGGTCGAGACCGGCAGCGCGATCACGTGGAAATATCCCTCCTGCGTGCTGGCGGGCGAGAATAGCGTGGGCGAATTCTATTCGGTCGCGGTCACGAACAACCGCCAGCAGGCGGATACCGGCACGAAGATGATCCACTTGGGCAAGGGATCGCGCTCGACGATCGTGTCGAAGGGGATTTCGGCGGGCCGCTCGGACAACACCTATCGCGGGCTGGTGCGCGTGGCGCCCACCGCGGAGGGGGTGCGCAACTTCACCCAGTGCGACTCGCTGCTGCTCTCCGATCAGTGCGGCGCGCATACGGTGCCGTATATCGAGGTGCGCAATCCGAGCGCGCAGATCGAGCATGAGGCGACGACGTCGAAGATCAGCGAGGACCAGCTGTTCTACGCCATGTCGCGCGGGCTGGATGCGGAGGCCGCGGTCGCGCTGATCGTCAACGGCTTCGCGCGCGAGGTGCTGCAGCAGCTGCCGATGGAGTTTGCGGTCGAGGCGCAGAAGCTGCTGGGAATCAGCCTAGAGGGGTCGGTGGGATGA
- a CDS encoding RrF2 family transcriptional regulator gives MRLSSLTDYAVVMLVAAARHCGGLARMNATLLAEETGVPLPTAQKLVSRLAAAGLIDSARGTGGGIRLSRPPATITLADVVEAVEGPIAMTSCVDAGDHDCGIAGNCRVKPHWNAVNQAVRGALAGVTLASLAAEAPAMEPMRVEA, from the coding sequence ATGAGACTATCCAGCCTGACCGATTATGCCGTGGTGATGCTCGTCGCCGCCGCGCGGCATTGTGGCGGACTGGCGCGGATGAACGCGACGCTGCTGGCGGAGGAGACCGGCGTGCCGCTGCCCACCGCGCAGAAGCTGGTCAGCCGACTGGCCGCGGCGGGGCTGATCGACAGCGCGCGGGGAACGGGAGGCGGCATCCGCCTGTCGCGCCCGCCCGCCACGATCACGCTGGCGGATGTGGTGGAGGCGGTGGAGGGGCCGATCGCGATGACGTCGTGCGTCGACGCGGGCGATCACGATTGCGGCATCGCGGGCAATTGCCGCGTGAAGCCGCACTGGAATGCGGTCAACCAGGCGGTGCGCGGTGCGCTCGCCGGGGTGACGCTGGCGTCGCTGGCGGCGGAAGCGCCCGCGATGGAACCGATGAGGGTTGAGGCATAA
- a CDS encoding quinone-dependent dihydroorotate dehydrogenase → MSFALRPALFALDPERAHHVTLGALAAWARAGCPLAGATPRLETVVAGIAFPNPVGLAAGLDKDATAIAGLAALGFGSVEVGTLTPRPQPGNPTPRLFRLTEDRGIINRMGFNNGGLAAGVARAAAARRNGAVLGINVGANKDAADRVADYVAGVTAAAPVADYITINVSSPNTPGLRDLQQGAALAELLAACMTARGTTPLFLKVAPDLDAATIDGVARAAIDAGVHALVMGNTTISRPPLASRHAGETGGLSGAPLRDLARARLADLHRATGGQVPLIAAGGIDSGAEAYARIRAGASLVQVYSALVYEGPGLPRRIVAELAACLARDGFATVAEAVGV, encoded by the coding sequence ATGAGCTTCGCCTTGCGCCCCGCCCTCTTCGCGCTGGATCCCGAACGCGCGCATCATGTCACGCTCGGCGCGCTCGCCGCCTGGGCGCGCGCCGGCTGCCCGCTGGCGGGCGCGACGCCGCGGCTGGAGACGGTGGTCGCGGGGATCGCCTTCCCCAATCCGGTCGGGCTGGCCGCGGGGCTGGACAAGGATGCGACCGCGATCGCGGGGCTCGCCGCGCTCGGCTTCGGATCGGTCGAGGTGGGCACGCTCACCCCCCGCCCCCAGCCGGGCAACCCGACGCCGCGGCTGTTCCGGCTGACCGAGGATCGCGGGATCATCAACCGCATGGGGTTCAACAACGGCGGGCTGGCGGCGGGCGTCGCGCGCGCGGCGGCGGCGCGGCGGAACGGCGCGGTGCTGGGCATCAACGTCGGCGCGAACAAGGACGCCGCGGACCGGGTCGCGGACTATGTCGCGGGCGTCACCGCCGCCGCGCCGGTCGCGGACTATATCACGATCAACGTCAGCTCCCCCAACACGCCCGGCCTGCGCGACCTGCAACAGGGGGCGGCGCTGGCGGAACTGCTGGCGGCGTGCATGACGGCGCGGGGCACGACGCCGCTGTTCCTGAAGGTCGCGCCCGATCTGGACGCCGCGACGATCGACGGCGTCGCGCGCGCCGCGATCGATGCCGGGGTGCACGCGCTGGTGATGGGCAACACGACCATCTCGCGCCCGCCGCTCGCCAGCCGCCATGCCGGGGAGACGGGTGGGCTGTCGGGGGCGCCCCTGCGCGATCTGGCGCGCGCACGGCTCGCCGACCTGCACCGCGCGACCGGGGGACAGGTGCCGCTGATCGCCGCCGGCGGGATCGACAGCGGAGCGGAGGCCTATGCCCGCATCCGTGCGGGCGCCAGCCTCGTGCAGGTGTATTCGGCGCTGGTGTACGAAGGGCCCGGCCTGCCGCGGCGGATCGTGGCGGAGCTGGCGGCCTGCCTGGCGCGCGACGGCTTCGCGACGGTGGCGGAGGCGGTGGGGGTGTAA
- a CDS encoding AMP-dependent synthetase/ligase: MRRLEHFPNLVTMFFVRAAEKGDAPFLWSRQDGEWRAISWREAARTVARLATGLRGIGLERGDRVMLVSENRPEWCLSDLAIMAAGCVTVPTYTTNTERDHAHIIENSGAKAVIVSTAKLARALMPAILRSIRPQMLIGIEPMRLGQAAIDVHDWQALIDGNDATAEQLALQADFGRSDLACIIYTSGTGGAPRGVMQHHGAILHNVRGCAHAIAEDLGWGDEVFLSFLPLSHAYEHTGGQFVPIGMGAQIYYAEGLEKLAANMEEVRPTIMFVVPRLFEVLRTRITKAIEKQGGMPARLLALALDIGGRRAAGTLRLVDRPSALLVDTLFKPKIARKFGGRMKAMISGGAPLTPEVGLFFQSLGVTFLQGYGQTEAAPVISCNRPRAGIRMDSVGPPLDETEVRIAEDGEILVRGELVMHGYWRNEAETARVLKDGWLHTGDIGEIDGKGRLRITDRKKDLIINDKGDNIAPQKVEGMLTLQPEIAQAMIAGDRKPHMVAVIVPDAEWTAEWAKANDRAKDATLAQDADYRHALQAAVDRTNKDLSVIERIRRWIPADEPFTIENEQMTPSLKIRRHMLRRVYGERLDALYRG, translated from the coding sequence ATGCGCAGGCTCGAACATTTCCCCAATCTCGTCACGATGTTCTTCGTGCGCGCCGCGGAGAAGGGCGACGCGCCCTTCCTGTGGAGCCGGCAGGACGGCGAGTGGCGCGCGATCAGCTGGCGCGAGGCGGCGCGGACGGTGGCGCGGCTGGCGACGGGGTTGCGCGGCATCGGGCTGGAGCGCGGCGACCGCGTGATGCTGGTGAGCGAGAACCGGCCCGAATGGTGCCTGTCCGACCTGGCGATCATGGCGGCGGGGTGCGTGACGGTCCCCACCTACACCACCAATACCGAGCGCGATCACGCGCACATCATCGAAAATTCGGGCGCGAAGGCGGTGATCGTCTCGACCGCGAAGCTGGCGCGTGCGCTGATGCCCGCGATCCTGCGTTCGATCCGGCCGCAGATGCTGATCGGGATCGAGCCGATGCGGCTGGGGCAGGCCGCGATCGACGTCCACGACTGGCAGGCGCTGATCGACGGCAACGACGCGACCGCCGAGCAGCTGGCGCTCCAGGCGGACTTCGGGCGCAGCGACCTGGCCTGCATCATCTACACCAGCGGCACCGGCGGCGCGCCGCGCGGGGTGATGCAGCACCACGGCGCGATCCTGCACAACGTGCGCGGCTGCGCGCATGCGATCGCGGAGGATCTGGGCTGGGGCGACGAGGTGTTCCTGTCCTTCCTGCCGCTCAGCCACGCGTACGAGCATACCGGCGGGCAGTTCGTGCCGATCGGGATGGGCGCGCAGATCTATTACGCGGAAGGGCTGGAGAAGCTGGCCGCGAACATGGAGGAGGTGCGCCCGACGATCATGTTCGTCGTGCCGCGCCTGTTCGAGGTGCTGCGTACGCGCATCACCAAGGCGATCGAGAAGCAGGGCGGGATGCCCGCCAGGCTGCTGGCGCTGGCGCTGGACATCGGCGGGAGGCGCGCCGCCGGCACGCTGCGGCTGGTCGACCGTCCCTCCGCGCTGCTGGTCGACACGCTGTTCAAGCCCAAGATCGCGAGGAAGTTCGGCGGGCGGATGAAGGCGATGATCTCCGGCGGCGCGCCGCTGACCCCGGAGGTGGGGCTGTTCTTCCAGTCGCTGGGCGTCACGTTCCTTCAGGGCTATGGCCAGACCGAGGCCGCGCCGGTCATCTCGTGCAACCGCCCCAGGGCCGGTATCCGGATGGACAGCGTCGGCCCGCCGCTCGACGAAACCGAGGTGCGGATCGCGGAGGACGGTGAGATCCTGGTGCGCGGCGAGCTGGTCATGCACGGCTATTGGCGCAACGAGGCGGAGACCGCGCGCGTCCTGAAGGACGGCTGGCTCCACACCGGCGACATCGGCGAGATCGACGGGAAGGGGCGCCTGCGGATCACCGACCGCAAGAAGGACCTCATCATCAACGACAAGGGCGACAATATCGCGCCGCAGAAGGTGGAGGGGATGCTGACCCTCCAGCCCGAGATCGCGCAGGCGATGATCGCGGGCGATCGCAAGCCGCATATGGTCGCGGTGATCGTCCCCGACGCGGAATGGACCGCCGAATGGGCGAAGGCCAACGACCGCGCGAAGGACGCGACGCTGGCGCAGGATGCCGATTATCGCCACGCCCTGCAGGCGGCGGTCGACCGTACGAACAAGGACCTGTCGGTGATCGAGCGGATCCGCCGCTGGATCCCGGCGGACGAGCCGTTCACGATCGAGAACGAGCAGATGACGCCCAGCCTGAAGATCCGCCGCCATATGCTGCGGCGGGTGTACGGGGAGAGGCTGGACGCGCTGTACCGGGGGTGA
- the ggt gene encoding gamma-glutamyltransferase, with protein MKKLIAFAALLFLLPIPIPALAQGVVSAADPRATAAGQEMLRAGGSATDAAIAMLLALNVVEPQSSGIGGGGFIVHHGGGTGVLDTIDGRETAPAAARPDRFLGTDGKPRPFVEIWPGGYSVGVPGSLRLAERAHARWGKLAWARLFEPAIRLADQGFVVNARLAASLRQVAPVWKDFPAMRALYWKGGRPMAEGDTFRNPALAAILRRIAAEGPEAFYAGDNARALSDAVTNAPRNPVPLTQADLAGYRAKDRPAICGPYRQWTICGMGPPSSGALTVLQVMGMVERFPLATWGRDDARSWQVIGEAMRLAYADRDRYQGDRDFVEVPVAGLIDRAYLKRRSAMISAAKTLGRYDAGSPPGAPARVTATPGEVAGTTHFVAVDDDGDVVSWTNTVESAFGSQLTANGYALNNELTDFSHAPVEDGYLVANRLQPGKRPLSSMAPTIVYDAAGKPVFAVGAAGGRTIIMQVAKALIAHFDWGLSAQESIALGQLFFDKQGLVVEQGTALEAMKAPLEALGQRVSVAKLGLKANAAEKLPDGRWTGAADPRSPGNSLQQ; from the coding sequence ATGAAGAAACTGATCGCGTTCGCCGCCCTGCTGTTCCTCCTCCCGATCCCGATCCCGGCGCTGGCGCAGGGGGTGGTGTCCGCCGCCGATCCCCGCGCCACCGCAGCGGGGCAGGAGATGCTGCGCGCGGGCGGCAGCGCGACCGACGCCGCGATCGCGATGCTGCTGGCGCTCAACGTCGTCGAGCCGCAGTCGAGCGGGATCGGCGGGGGCGGCTTCATCGTCCACCATGGCGGCGGGACCGGGGTGCTCGACACGATCGACGGGCGCGAGACGGCGCCTGCCGCGGCGCGGCCCGACCGTTTCCTGGGCACCGATGGCAAGCCGCGTCCCTTCGTCGAGATCTGGCCCGGCGGCTATTCGGTCGGCGTCCCCGGCTCGCTGCGGCTGGCGGAGCGGGCACACGCCCGATGGGGCAAGCTGGCCTGGGCCCGGCTGTTCGAGCCCGCGATCCGGCTGGCGGATCAGGGCTTCGTCGTGAATGCCCGGCTCGCCGCCTCGCTGCGGCAGGTGGCGCCGGTGTGGAAGGACTTCCCGGCGATGCGCGCGCTCTACTGGAAGGGCGGCAGGCCGATGGCGGAAGGCGACACGTTCCGGAACCCCGCGCTGGCGGCGATCCTGCGGCGGATCGCCGCGGAGGGGCCGGAGGCCTTCTATGCCGGCGACAATGCGCGCGCGCTCAGCGATGCGGTGACCAACGCGCCGAGGAACCCGGTGCCGCTGACGCAGGCGGACCTCGCCGGCTACCGCGCGAAGGATCGCCCCGCGATCTGCGGCCCGTACCGGCAGTGGACGATCTGCGGCATGGGCCCGCCCTCGTCGGGGGCGCTCACCGTGTTGCAGGTGATGGGGATGGTGGAGCGGTTTCCGCTGGCGACCTGGGGCAGGGACGACGCCCGCTCGTGGCAGGTGATCGGCGAGGCGATGCGGCTCGCCTATGCCGACCGCGACCGCTATCAGGGCGACCGCGATTTCGTCGAGGTGCCGGTCGCGGGGCTGATCGACCGCGCATATCTGAAGCGCCGCTCCGCGATGATCTCGGCCGCGAAGACGCTCGGCCGCTACGACGCCGGGTCGCCGCCCGGGGCGCCCGCGCGCGTCACGGCGACGCCCGGCGAGGTGGCGGGGACCACGCATTTCGTCGCGGTGGACGACGACGGCGACGTGGTCAGCTGGACCAATACGGTGGAAAGCGCCTTCGGTAGCCAGCTGACCGCGAACGGCTATGCGCTCAACAACGAACTCACCGATTTCAGCCATGCGCCGGTCGAGGACGGCTATCTGGTCGCCAACCGCCTCCAGCCCGGCAAGCGCCCGCTGTCGTCGATGGCGCCGACGATCGTCTACGACGCGGCGGGCAAGCCGGTGTTCGCGGTCGGCGCGGCCGGCGGGCGGACGATCATCATGCAGGTGGCCAAGGCGCTGATCGCGCATTTCGACTGGGGTCTGTCGGCGCAGGAATCGATCGCGCTGGGGCAGCTGTTCTTCGACAAGCAGGGACTGGTGGTAGAGCAGGGCACCGCGCTGGAGGCGATGAAGGCGCCGCTGGAGGCGCTGGGGCAGCGCGTCTCGGTCGCGAAGCTGGGGCTGAAGGCGAATGCGGCGGAGAAGCTGCCCGACGGCCGCTGGACCGGCGCCGCCGACCCGCGCAGCCCCGGCAATTCGTTGCAGCAGTGA
- a CDS encoding TorF family putative porin, with the protein MMWVAALSGVAAVPAAAQVTPHGGIDLTTDERRRGLSWSEGRAAASAWGRLDLPAGFDLGARVTTTRGDARHGGAEAVIEPTLGYVRDVGGLRIDGFVTGHVFTGGVGGLNYVEGGAGASYTLGPAEVGAEARYAPAQDAIGGDDLYLGMRARVGIPATPWTVTASAGRSTGDVRDPVRAARLRPAGRYHDWSLGVQRITGPLTLGVTYTGTDIGDDGPAASPFAVRRHAGDRIAARVSLGF; encoded by the coding sequence ATGATGTGGGTCGCCGCGCTCTCGGGCGTGGCGGCCGTTCCGGCGGCGGCGCAGGTCACGCCCCATGGCGGGATCGACCTGACCACCGACGAGCGCCGCCGTGGCCTGAGCTGGAGCGAGGGGCGGGCGGCGGCCTCGGCCTGGGGTCGGCTGGACCTGCCCGCCGGGTTCGATCTGGGCGCGCGGGTGACGACCACGCGCGGCGATGCCCGCCACGGCGGCGCGGAGGCGGTGATCGAGCCGACGCTGGGCTATGTGCGCGACGTCGGCGGGCTGCGCATCGACGGGTTCGTGACCGGGCACGTCTTCACCGGCGGCGTGGGCGGTCTGAATTATGTCGAGGGTGGCGCGGGGGCGAGCTATACGCTCGGGCCGGCGGAGGTCGGGGCGGAGGCGCGCTATGCGCCGGCGCAGGACGCGATCGGCGGGGACGATCTGTACCTCGGTATGCGCGCGCGCGTCGGCATCCCCGCGACGCCGTGGACGGTGACCGCCAGCGCGGGACGGTCGACGGGCGACGTGCGTGATCCGGTGCGGGCGGCGCGGCTGCGGCCGGCGGGGCGGTATCACGACTGGTCGCTGGGGGTGCAGCGGATCACCGGGCCGCTGACGCTGGGGGTGACCTACACCGGCACCGACATCGGCGACGACGGCCCCGCCGCCTCGCCCTTCGCGGTGCGGCGGCACGCCGGGGACCGGATCGCGGCGCGGGTGTCGCTCGGCTTCTGA
- a CDS encoding M20/M25/M40 family metallo-hydrolase, with translation MPFRHALAAAALLLSTAAVSPPEERMRAAVAAGTARDEALLEKLVLQNSGTLNLPGVTKVGAMMRDALAPLGFDVRWVDMAATGRAGHIVATHKGDGRGKRILLIGHLDTVFEPDSRYTGFRREGQRAYGPGVGDDKGGLVVIVAALRAMQAAGTLGKTDIMVVLTGDEERSGKPLSLARRDLIDAGKWADVALEYEGLAQDDGRDFGTVARRGATDWELVATGTPGHSGGVFGEALGYGANYEMARIIDAFRRDLPETNLTYNVGVMAGGTPAAFDADGFRATASGKTNIVAERAVARGDLRGLTPEQVARVRAKMEAIVAQHLPKTGATITFNDGYPPMAPTAGNRALLAQLNAVNRDLALPEMPEYDPAKRGAADSSFVAADADTMGGMGAAGGGAHADGEWLDLASIPRQALRSALLISRLSAQKRTDAGR, from the coding sequence ATGCCCTTCCGTCACGCGCTCGCCGCCGCCGCCCTGCTGCTGTCCACCGCTGCCGTCTCGCCACCGGAAGAGCGGATGCGCGCCGCCGTCGCCGCGGGCACCGCGCGCGACGAAGCCTTGCTGGAGAAGCTGGTGCTCCAGAATTCGGGCACGCTCAATCTGCCCGGCGTGACGAAGGTCGGAGCGATGATGCGCGACGCGCTCGCCCCGCTCGGCTTCGACGTGCGCTGGGTCGACATGGCGGCGACCGGGCGCGCGGGGCATATCGTCGCCACCCACAAGGGCGACGGGCGCGGCAAGCGGATCCTTCTGATCGGGCACCTCGACACGGTGTTCGAACCCGACAGCCGCTACACCGGCTTCCGTCGCGAGGGGCAGCGCGCCTATGGCCCCGGGGTCGGCGACGACAAGGGCGGGCTGGTCGTGATCGTCGCCGCGTTGCGCGCGATGCAGGCCGCGGGCACGCTGGGGAAGACGGACATCATGGTCGTGCTGACCGGGGACGAGGAACGCTCGGGCAAGCCGCTGTCGCTCGCGCGCCGCGACCTGATCGATGCGGGAAAATGGGCCGATGTCGCGCTGGAATATGAGGGGCTGGCGCAGGACGACGGGCGCGACTTCGGCACGGTCGCGCGCCGCGGCGCGACCGACTGGGAACTCGTCGCCACCGGCACGCCGGGCCATTCGGGCGGCGTGTTCGGCGAGGCGCTGGGCTACGGCGCCAATTACGAGATGGCGCGCATCATCGACGCGTTCCGCCGCGACCTGCCCGAGACGAACCTGACCTACAACGTCGGCGTCATGGCGGGCGGGACCCCCGCGGCGTTCGACGCGGATGGCTTTCGCGCGACGGCGTCGGGCAAGACGAACATCGTCGCGGAGCGGGCGGTCGCGCGCGGCGACCTGCGCGGGCTGACCCCGGAGCAGGTCGCGCGGGTGCGCGCGAAGATGGAGGCGATCGTCGCGCAGCATCTGCCGAAGACCGGCGCCACGATCACCTTCAACGACGGCTATCCGCCGATGGCGCCCACCGCGGGCAATCGCGCGCTGCTGGCGCAGCTGAACGCGGTCAACCGCGACCTCGCGTTGCCCGAAATGCCCGAATACGACCCCGCCAAGCGCGGCGCGGCGGATTCCAGCTTCGTCGCGGCGGACGCGGACACGATGGGCGGCATGGGTGCGGCGGGCGGCGGCGCGCATGCCGACGGCGAGTGGCTCGACCTCGCCAGCATCCCGCGCCAGGCGCTGCGCAGCGCGCTGCTGATCTCCCGCCTGTCGGCCCAGAAACGCACCGACGCGGGCCGATAG
- a CDS encoding alcohol dehydrogenase family protein, translated as MKALRYFGERDIRYDAMDDPTPLGAGDAIVRMDACSICGSDLHIYHGHGFSEDVGFCVGHEAVGEVVEIGRGVRQLKVGDKVMVPAAVGCGACRSCLAGDVIHCANDAGGCYGLSAALQGVQAEAFRVPAADSNAWLIPEGISTEQALMMTDAMATAWFGARNADIRPGTDVAVIGLGPIGLMAVESAFVMGAGVVYAIDPVPERRALAEAVGAVALHPEAALETIREATGGRKLPCVIEAVGADATVDLALRLVGRRGTVSVIGVQQSRRFPFPLERAFAAGLTFRTGTCSVPEEWPALIPLIQSGRLRPERYISHRMDLSQGAEAYALFDRRENGALKMVLTA; from the coding sequence ATGAAGGCGCTGCGCTACTTCGGCGAACGCGACATCCGTTACGACGCGATGGACGATCCCACGCCGCTCGGTGCGGGCGATGCGATCGTCAGGATGGACGCCTGCTCGATCTGCGGCAGCGACCTGCACATCTATCACGGCCACGGCTTTTCGGAAGATGTCGGCTTCTGCGTCGGGCATGAGGCGGTGGGCGAGGTGGTGGAGATCGGCCGCGGCGTGCGCCAGCTGAAGGTGGGCGACAAGGTGATGGTGCCCGCCGCGGTCGGCTGCGGCGCCTGCCGGTCGTGCCTGGCGGGCGACGTCATCCACTGCGCGAACGATGCGGGCGGCTGCTACGGCCTGTCGGCGGCGTTGCAGGGCGTTCAGGCGGAGGCGTTCCGCGTGCCCGCGGCGGACAGCAACGCCTGGCTGATCCCGGAAGGCATCTCGACCGAGCAGGCGCTGATGATGACCGACGCGATGGCGACCGCGTGGTTCGGCGCACGCAACGCCGACATCCGTCCGGGCACGGACGTGGCGGTGATCGGGCTGGGGCCGATCGGGCTGATGGCGGTCGAAAGCGCGTTCGTGATGGGGGCCGGGGTGGTCTATGCGATCGACCCGGTGCCCGAGCGGCGCGCGCTGGCGGAGGCGGTCGGCGCGGTGGCGCTCCATCCCGAGGCGGCGCTGGAGACGATCCGCGAGGCGACCGGCGGACGGAAGCTGCCCTGCGTGATCGAGGCGGTGGGCGCGGACGCGACCGTCGACCTGGCGCTGCGGCTGGTGGGGCGGCGGGGCACGGTGTCGGTGATCGGGGTGCAGCAGTCGCGGCGCTTTCCCTTCCCGCTGGAGCGCGCGTTCGCGGCGGGCCTGACGTTCCGCACCGGCACCTGTTCGGTGCCGGAGGAATGGCCCGCGCTGATCCCGCTGATCCAGTCGGGGCGGCTGCGCCCGGAACGCTACATCAGCCACCGCATGGACCTGTCGCAGGGAGCGGAGGCCTATGCGCTGTTCGACCGCCGCGAGAACGGGGCGCTGAAGATGGTGCTGACCGCGTGA